The following DNA comes from Triticum aestivum cultivar Chinese Spring chromosome 3D, IWGSC CS RefSeq v2.1, whole genome shotgun sequence.
TGGGAGTGAGATGACAATAGCAAAAGGAAACAGTCTTCCTTGTACAGTTTCTTTTAACTTCCTCGTTGAATACTGAGCTTGCCCAACTACTTTTCTCTAATAGTTATTAAATGCACTAATTTCAACTGGTGAGAAAGGTGTCAAGgtggtgaagatgaaatttgtATTTCACGGTTCAGCAAATGAAGGGCGTTAACTAACTGATATAAAACAGGCCTCTGAAAAACAAACCCACTGATGAAACGGGTTTGTAGACAAGTAGCTTTGTTACTAGTTATTGGAAGCCGAATTTTGTACTTCCGTTATTTTGTATACTCATGTGGTGCCTAAAACAAGATGGCCTGATTCAGTTTAAGATAAACACAGTGCTTACTTGCTGTGACTGCATTTGGATATATTCAGTTACTAACGCTTAACTTGTGTTGTTGATCTCAGATAGCAGTAAGAAGCTGAAAAAACCAAAGCCTTGGAAGCACACTCAGTCAATAACACCGGCACAGCTCAAACAGATGCGCGAAGAATTCTGGGACACTACTCCTCACTATGGTGGACAGAAAGGTACTGTACAACTCTAATTTTTGTAGTACTGTGAACATTTATCTGCAAGTGATTTATACTGCTTGCTGGACCAGTTCCTTTTTCATGCTCTGAACTTTGACCTAACTTTACTAAATCTATATGCAGTTTTTTTTAATGGTCTGTATGCAGACTCGTACATTGAAATCTGTACTAGATCAGTATGCAGTTTGTTAGATTAAACTTTTGATGTACATGTACACTTATAGTGTTGATTGCTGTTTTGCTAGTTTAGTCCACTGTTGATGTTAAATTTGACATGTTAACTTATAGTCCTTGAGGAGGAAACAAATATGAAGGGATTGCCAAACAGAAGTTGgcatgtgttgtactccctccgttcacaaatataagatgttttggatatttcaatatgaactacatacggactgaaatgagtgaaaaaacacactaaaacgtgtctatatacatccgattcaaaAATAAGTtactcccttcgatccatattaattgtcgctgatttagtacaactttgtactaaattagagacaattaatatggatcggagggagtagaacatcttacatttgtgaacggagggagtagattttatTGATACAAATCTCCTTGTACTATGGACATTGCTGCAGGTTCTTTGTTGGGATGGACCGTGCAAATTCTTTAAATATCTACTTAACATTTAGCATATTTTATGTTTGTTTGGTCGAGCGAAGGGTTGGTCTGAGCCATATCTTGAACTGTTGTTTTATCATATGCATGGAATTCATGTTTGTTGTTTTTTGATAATGCGCTCTTAATTTGCTTACAACCAAACAGTTGAAGAAGCACTAGATATTCTAATTTGAACTAAAAACTACCATCCGTTTCCATTCAGAGATCTGGGATGCACTTCGGGCCGCTGCAGAAGCTGATTTATCTCTTGCGCAACCCATAGTAGACAGTGCTGGCATAATTGTCTCAAATTCTGACATGACACTCTGCTACGATGAAAGAGGTAAAATTATTATTTTTCCTTGTATCGCATGCATCTTCTCCACCGCCCTATGCTTTCAGGACCAAAATCAATGGCTGGGAAACTCTGCTGCAGGTGCCAAATACGAACTACCAAAGTACGTTCTGAGCGAGCCGACTAATTTGATCTGGGAGGAATGAATTCATAGACCACGAAGGATTCGTGTAAATCATGTAAATCTCATTTGTTCCGCGACTTTAGTCTTTACTTGCTCAAAACTTCAATGCAGAATGCCACATTCGGTTTACAGTTCTGATCTGAGTTGTTATGGACTTGTAGTGCTCGCGTCTCTTTCTAGGCCGACACCTGAGTATGGTACACTGAGCTGTCGAAACCCAAAAATAGGAAAAATATAGAATTGCAATGTTATATGTTTTTTTCAGAAAAGTTGCAATGTTCTATGTACATTTTTTTAGGCAAATGTTATATGTATACTTTTTTTTTGAGAAGTGTTATATGTATACTTTTTTTAGAAGTGTTATATGTACTTTTTTTTAGTGCTATGTTATATGTAtaattttttttcgagaaaacatctgtaattttattcatactcataacaattaTAGGTACACTGATTCGGATTTAAGATCCAAGCAAATACAAAGTGActcctatgactaagaattacaatgaaatttcTTGAAAACATCTTCTTTGATGCATCAATCTCTGTTAGAAGAAACTCTCCAAAGACTTCGGTTAAAAGGCTGCAATTGGGCTATGTTATATGTATACTTGAGATGAAGGAATACCTACGGGGTAGGCCCAAGTATATGGCCGAGCCAAAGGCCCAGGCCCGTCAAGATTACAGCCCAAGAGGCCCTCAAGCAACCGTTCGCTGGTGGGATTCCATCCCTCCAATCGAGCAAGGACTatcaggccttgtacaatgggatatgtttagaaaaataaaccgggtttttctgaagcaccggtgcctatttctatagaagagacgcttagttaagcgtctgccctgtacaaataagcaccggtgcttaagaaaatcCTGGTTTATTTCTTTAAGCACCTCTCCTAAGCATCTTCCATTATTAAAGGCCTCAGTCGGTCGCCCTCCCAGGCCGGTAGCAGACAAATGTCTTACCGTCGGCTGTGTCAAGAGACATCCAAGATCACCACGACCATTAAACGTTGCGAAACAGCTTCACGCACGATACTTGTGCCCGACCTGTGCAGGACAAGCAAATCCCTTGCCGTTCTTGGTCATATGCATGTCCGGCTGGATTCCATCATCGTCTGTCTATCGTGCAAATTTTGTCGTGTGTATGGCACAGTGCTAAACGTTGCCACAAGTCGGGTGGAGCGCACCGGGCTTAGGGTTGAACCTGTATATAATTTCTTGTGCGTGTTACCTCCCCAAAAAGGGCTCAAACTTACGTGCAAGAGCAAGAACACCATCACAGGTATTACCTCCCCGACGAAGCccgataagagcatctccaatagatgatgtctATTTTGATGCTCCAAACCAGTGATGTAAAAAATTACGTCACCAAAAAAAATGCTTTTTACATCTTTGAAAAAGGCTTAACTTcaacagatggtccaaaacggagatgtaaaagagcaactccaacagatggttcAAAACAGAGATgtaaaagagcaactccaacagagtcgaggcggcggcgggtggagagaGGTCAGGGCGGCAGCCGAgcggggagcgggcggcggcggcgtgcggtgcAGGCGGAGGCCAGAGCGGAGGCGgaagggccggggcggggcggaggcggcggggcaggGCGGGGCTGAGGCGGACGGGGCCGGGGCGGGGTGGAGGCGGCCGAAGCGGAGGCGAATGGGTCcggggcggcgcggtgcggcgACGGCCCGATCCGCCTgtacgacggcgggcggcggcccaGGCGGGGTGGAATCGGCGGCGGGGGCAGGGGTGGGGCTGGATCTGCAGCGGGGCGGCGGCCAAGCGGGGAGctgtggcggggcggcggcgggtgggaggaagagggggaggggaATGAACTGAAGGGCGGTTGGGAGTTGCGCGCGGCCGCGGTTTTTACATCCCTGCCTCCGGAGATGTAAATTTGCACTgcgaggtgttgtattttacatctccGGGAGGCAGAGATGTAATTTTATTTGCATATGGACTATTTGTTGAAGAATTGTCTTTTTGTCTCAGAAGATTTAAAAGTTGGTTATTTTTACATATGAACCgtttattggagatgctctaacatgaaTAGGGATAATCATGGTGGGTCGAGCTGCTTCTACCTAACTGGGTACAAACGAAGGGAGTACTCTGcttcgtctcaaaattcttgtcttacgtttgtctagatatggatgtatctaatattaaaaagtgacttgatacatctgtatgtagACAAATGAGGGAGTACAATATTATGCTGCTTGAGCGATTATTGGATGTTTCTGAAGGGTCATATTTTTCGCTTCCAGGACAGGCAATCAGACCTGTCGTTTGACCCACAACTCCGTCCTCCCATGTCTGTTGTTGCCATTTAAACTGATGGATGGCCGTGCGACGGTACGGGAACTTTAAATCATTGCATCTCCCATCATAAATGACCTGTACGGTTGTACCGACAGCTTCACATTTACTACAACTGTGACGCTTCTTTCGGGCCTGCGCAACTAATGAATGCACGGTGGTGATCGCTGCATTTCACGGGCGGCGATTTTCGTGATCTTCCCTCACAGTTGGCGTAGGGGAAGGAAACGAAAAACATGTGTGCTTGCATGCAGGATAATGTACTGTAATTACAACCGGAAATGGGCAAGAAAATTACTTCGGATATACGTAGATGCGTGATCCGCCAGAGAGTAGGACGTAGGACCACGGTTCGAGCGTTCTGTCTAGTCTAGGATTCCATGTGTGCGTAGGCTGGATCCGAGATCTGAGCGGGAATCCACGATTTTGATCACATGATGATCTCAACTTTTGGGCTCGTGTGTAATGTAAAGGAAGGACCAGGCTGTAGACCCTTGGTGGTTCATGGCAGTGGAGCTGTAGCGTGGTTGGTTGGACCCGACCCGGGGCCGCTCTCAGAAGCCTAGGATGCTTTCTGAAGTGTTCTTCCAAGTGTGTCTTGGATGGGTTAAACTGGGCTCAACCCATTTGTGATTGTTATTGACCTTCTCTACTTCATTTTTGTGGCCGATGAGTTCTCACTCGTCAAGTACCGATCTCGCATCAAAAAAAAAAGGCAATCTGCACAGTACTAGTAGACTCCCGGAGATCAGCTTACAGCAGACAAGATTATACTTGGGGCATCTCCAACGCCTGGGAAAAAGGAAGCCAAGCACACAATGCATGCCCTAGAGTGGTACAGTTCCCGCCACGACCAGTTCAATTCCCAGCACACTGCATGTACCAGTACTAGTACGTAGTACACATGTTCCTACCCATTTGTCAGCTTATGGCGAGCTGCAGGGTACGGTGCAGACTCGAGTCACAGAATATGAAGGC
Coding sequences within:
- the LOC123079105 gene encoding ubiquitin domain-containing protein 1, which codes for MGCAGSTPKSDDSSKKLKKPKPWKHTQSITPAQLKQMREEFWDTTPHYGGQKEIWDALRAAAEADLSLAQPIVDSAGIIVSNSDMTLCYDERGAKYELPKYVLSEPTNLIWEE